The region GGGGGATGTCGAAGCCGGCGTTGAGGGCCACCACCTCGCCGGTCGCCGCCTCGTAGTGCAGCGCGTAGAGCATGCCCGCGAAGCTGTCCCAGGCGCCGGCGCACAGCACCGTCTGCGCGAGCGCAATGGTCACGGCGGCGTCGGCCGAACTGCCGCCTGCCCGCAGCGCGGTGGCGCCGGCCTGGATCGCCTTCGCCCCCGAGGTCGCAGCGATCATCGCCTGAGCGCGCGCGCAGGCCCCCTTGGGTTGGCCGTAGCCGGCAGCGGCCGCGCCGGCGCAGGGCGGTCCCGGCTCCTCGGCCAGCGCGTAGGCCATGATCGCCACCGCGGCGACGTTCTGCGCGAGGGCCTTGCCGTCGATCTTGTCGAAGGTGTCGGCCGGGCTGTGGTGGTAGTCGAAGTAGCGCGCCGAGTCGACCCGGTGCCCGATGCCGACCACCCCTTGCTCGACGAGAGTGGAGATGTCGACGCCGCTGCCGCCAGGCCCGATGTCGGCCGCGTCCAGGAGCGCCAGCAGCGGGGCCGCGAGCGCGCGCAGGCGCAGGACGGTGAGCGAGTCGGCCTCCACCGAGAAGCCGACGGGCCGAAAGCCCCCCGAGTCGCATTCGAGCGCCGCGCGATGGCAGGCCATCTCCTCCGCGTGGGCCGCGGCATAGGCCTTGCCGCCGGCCTGGGTCTGCTCCTCGTCCGCGAACAGGACCAGGCGCAGCGTGCGACGCGGGACGAGTCCCAGCTCGCGCAGCAGGCGGACGGCTTCCCAGGTGATGATGCAGCCGGCGCCGTCGTCCATGGCGCCGGTACCGACGTCCCAGGAGTCGAAGTGCCCGCCCACGAGGACGATCTCCTCGGGCCGCTCGCGACCCGGCAGCTCGGCGATGAGATTGGCCGCCTCCGCGTCGGGTAACCGTAGTGCGCCGAGCCCGAGGCGCACCCGGATCGGGATGCCCCGGTCGGCGAGGCGGTGGAGGCGGCCCGTATCCTCGAGAGTCAGGGCGGCAGCGGGGATGCGCGGCAGCGCCGGGTCATCGGCGTAGCGCATGACGCCCGTGTGGGGCGTCGCCAGGCTTGCACCGGTGACCGCGCGGATCAGGCAGGCGATCGCCCCCTGCTTGGCGGCCGCCTGCGCGCCCCGCGAGCGATACTCCACCGACTTGCCGTAGCCTTCCCAGCCCTGATCGAAAAGGACGATGCGCCCCGCGGCCTCGCTGCCGCGCTCTGCGAGCTCGTCGAAGCTCGAGACGATGAGCAGCTCGCCCTCGATCCCCGCCGGCGGCGTGCCGACCGTGCCGCCCAGGCCCAGCAGCGTCAGGCGGAAGCGCAACGGCTGGACCAGACCTTCGCCGGGCGCCGGCCCGACGATCGCCTCCCCCCACTCCTCGCCGCGCACCCAGTGCGGGACCAGCACGGGCTCCGCCCGCACATTGGCCAGGCCGTCTTCCTTCAGCTTGGCAAGCGCCCAGGCGGCAGCGGCCGCGTGCTCCGGCGAGCCGCTCAGGCGCGGGCCGAAGGTGTCGCAGAGCTCGGCCAGCCGCCGCGCGGCACGGTCCGAACCGAGCGCCGCATCGATGATGCGCCGGGCGACGGCCGTGTCGGCGGGCGCCGGCGCCGAAGCGCTGAGCGGCGCGGCCGCCAGCGCCACGATGAACCCCGGCAAGAGCAGCGCAAGGCGCGCGGCGCGGAAGCCTGCGCGGCGCGGGGTAAGGGCGCAGGCACGTTTCATCCGAGTCACTCCTCTCAAGGGCTCCGAGCCGAACGCCTAGGGTACGCGATCGGCCGCCGAATGTCGCCTCCGACAGTAATGCACCTCACCCATGGACTCGTGCGGCCTCACGCGAGGCAGCGTCTCCGCCTCGAGTGCCGGGCGGATCGCGCAATCATCCACCGCCCGGAAGCTCGAGCCCTGCCCATCATGAGCGCTAGAAGAGCGCTGTGCCCCACAGCATTGCGCAGAACTCGCGCCAGGGCAGCAGCTCGATGCCGTCCTCGGTCTTGCGGTGAGCCGTGTCGCGCGAGACGAGTAGGCTGCGGCGCGGGCGGTGTTCTTCCTTGAGCGCGCGCAGGCCCTTGAGATCATCGCCGCGGACTTGCTCGGTCGCCTTGCACTCGACGGCCAGCTCCATGTCGCCCACGATGAAGTCGACTTCGAAGCCCGAACTCGTCCGCCAGAAGCTCAGCGCCTGGTCGCGCCGCGTGTAGGCGAGAAAAGCGCGCAGCTCGTTCAGGATGAAGTGCTCGAAGGCCCGGCCGAAGAGATCGGTGCCGGCGCCGATGGCCGTCGCTTCGGGATGGAGCTGATTCGCCACCCCGATGTCGAAGAGATAGAACTTCGCCGTGTCCACGAGGCGTCGCTTCTGGCGGCGACGCCAGGGCTCGAGCGTGAAGCCGAGCAGCGTGTCCTCCAGGATCTGGTAGTAGCTGCGCACCGTGCCGGCGGAAACGCCCGTCTCGCGCGCCACGCTCGTGAAGTTCACCTGCTGGCCATGACCGAGTCCGACGACCTGGAGGAAGCGCGAGAAGGCCGGCACGTTGCGCGTGGCCGACTCGTCGATGATCTCCTGCTTGATGTAGTTGTTCAGGTAGGCCCTGAGCAGGGGGCGGGCATCGTCCACGCGATAGTGCGCCGGCAGCGCGCCGTGGTTGAGCAGGCGAAGCAGGTCCACATCGCCGATCTCGCGGCTGGTCAGGGGCAGCAGGTGGAAGTCGATGGCCCGGCCGCCGAGCAGGTTCTTCGCACCGCGGCGCAGCTTGCGCGCGCTCGAGCCGCAAAGAATGAAGCGCGTGCCGCTGTTCTCGAGCAGCCAGTGGATCTCCGGCAAGAGCCCCGGCAC is a window of bacterium DNA encoding:
- a CDS encoding M20/M25/M40 family metallo-hydrolase, with translation MKRACALTPRRAGFRAARLALLLPGFIVALAAAPLSASAPAPADTAVARRIIDAALGSDRAARRLAELCDTFGPRLSGSPEHAAAAAWALAKLKEDGLANVRAEPVLVPHWVRGEEWGEAIVGPAPGEGLVQPLRFRLTLLGLGGTVGTPPAGIEGELLIVSSFDELAERGSEAAGRIVLFDQGWEGYGKSVEYRSRGAQAAAKQGAIACLIRAVTGASLATPHTGVMRYADDPALPRIPAAALTLEDTGRLHRLADRGIPIRVRLGLGALRLPDAEAANLIAELPGRERPEEIVLVGGHFDSWDVGTGAMDDGAGCIITWEAVRLLRELGLVPRRTLRLVLFADEEQTQAGGKAYAAAHAEEMACHRAALECDSGGFRPVGFSVEADSLTVLRLRALAAPLLALLDAADIGPGGSGVDISTLVEQGVVGIGHRVDSARYFDYHHSPADTFDKIDGKALAQNVAAVAIMAYALAEEPGPPCAGAAAAGYGQPKGACARAQAMIAATSGAKAIQAGATALRAGGSSADAAVTIALAQTVLCAGAWDSFAGMLYALHYEAATGEVVALNAGFDIP
- a CDS encoding ATP-binding protein, with amino-acid sequence MSIELSNYKRDLDLTWVPNPRTGSGAAFLWGPRQTGKTTYLRERFPAARFYDLLDTALSAELAVRPHLLREQVLGERPAVVVVDEIQQVPGLLPEIHWLLENSGTRFILCGSSARKLRRGAKNLLGGRAIDFHLLPLTSREIGDVDLLRLLNHGALPAHYRVDDARPLLRAYLNNYIKQEIIDESATRNVPAFSRFLQVVGLGHGQQVNFTSVARETGVSAGTVRSYYQILEDTLLGFTLEPWRRRQKRRLVDTAKFYLFDIGVANQLHPEATAIGAGTDLFGRAFEHFILNELRAFLAYTRRDQALSFWRTSSGFEVDFIVGDMELAVECKATEQVRGDDLKGLRALKEEHRPRRSLLVSRDTAHRKTEDGIELLPWREFCAMLWGTALF